From the genome of Candidatus Paceibacterota bacterium, one region includes:
- a CDS encoding cysteine-rich CWC family protein has translation MNAAAPQVMPAIPGDGNAIDPTRCPLCGAPNECQLAAGVSSNAQCWCAAKRFPRELLDRVPEHAQRRACICERCWSEAVRRW, from the coding sequence ATGAACGCCGCCGCCCCGCAGGTCATGCCGGCGATTCCGGGCGACGGGAACGCGATTGATCCCACGCGCTGCCCGCTTTGCGGGGCGCCGAACGAATGCCAGCTGGCTGCGGGAGTCTCCAGCAACGCCCAATGCTGGTGCGCCGCCAAGCGGTTCCCGCGCGAGCTGCTGGACCGGGTGCCGGAACACGCCCAACGCCGCGCCTGCATCTGCGAACGCTGTTGGAGCGAGGCCGTGCGACGCTGGTAA
- the dcd gene encoding dCTP deaminase yields the protein MILNDLQITRLARKGMIRPFTRKLVRHVAGHPVLSFGLCSFGYDLRLSPKEFKIFRHVPGKVVDPKSFSPASLEPARLHREAHGRFFILPGRSYGLGVAVEHLHLPEDVSALCLGKSTYARCGIIANVTPAEAGWQGHLTLEFSNSSAADCRIYAGEGIVQMVFLKGERCQTSYSARAGKYQKQSHRITLPCA from the coding sequence ATGATTCTGAATGATCTCCAAATCACGCGGCTGGCCCGCAAGGGCATGATCCGGCCCTTCACCAGGAAACTGGTGCGGCACGTCGCAGGTCATCCGGTGCTCTCCTTTGGCTTGTGCAGTTTTGGCTACGACCTGCGGCTATCGCCCAAGGAATTCAAAATCTTCCGCCACGTGCCAGGCAAGGTGGTAGATCCCAAGAGCTTCTCGCCTGCCAGCCTGGAGCCGGCCCGGCTGCATCGCGAAGCCCACGGCCGTTTCTTCATCCTGCCCGGACGCAGCTACGGCCTGGGGGTGGCGGTGGAACATCTGCATCTGCCGGAAGACGTCAGCGCGCTGTGCCTGGGCAAGAGCACCTACGCCCGTTGCGGCATCATTGCCAACGTCACGCCCGCCGAAGCCGGCTGGCAGGGGCACCTGACGCTGGAGTTCTCCAACAGCAGCGCCGCCGACTGCCGCATCTACGCCGGCGAAGGCATCGTGCAGATGGTTTTTCTCAAAGGCGAACGCTGCCAGACCAGCTATTCCGCACGCGCCGGCAAGTATCAGAAACAATCCCACCGCATCACTCTCCCGTGTGCATGA
- a CDS encoding anaerobic ribonucleoside-triphosphate reductase activating protein yields the protein MTTALDMEAPARLSANELLPVAGVSPLTTVDFPSRLALTVFTQGCPWRCGYCHNAALRPLDQPTSWRWRRVCELLEERRGFLEAVVFSGGEPTLHRGLEAALRTVRGKDLLTGLHTAGVFPDRLRLLLPWIDWVGLDVKAPLDKRYAQLTGDGQSAAKVLASLELLRAAGVPLQLRTTVGPGALSEQAFDELRRQLRALGAPEPIRQEVRPVRADGPPQEPCGGDHSASLIAADGSPGL from the coding sequence ATGACCACCGCGCTCGACATGGAAGCGCCGGCGCGGCTTTCGGCGAATGAACTCCTGCCCGTGGCCGGGGTCTCGCCACTGACCACGGTGGATTTCCCCAGCCGGCTGGCGCTGACCGTGTTCACGCAAGGCTGCCCATGGCGCTGCGGCTATTGCCACAACGCCGCACTCAGGCCCCTTGACCAGCCGACTTCCTGGCGCTGGCGGCGGGTGTGTGAGCTGTTGGAGGAACGGCGGGGCTTTCTGGAAGCCGTCGTGTTCAGTGGCGGCGAACCCACGCTGCATCGCGGGCTCGAAGCAGCCCTGCGAACCGTGCGCGGCAAAGACCTGCTGACCGGATTGCACACGGCGGGTGTCTTCCCGGACCGCCTGCGACTGCTCCTGCCGTGGATCGATTGGGTCGGTCTCGACGTCAAAGCGCCATTGGACAAACGCTACGCCCAGCTCACGGGAGACGGCCAGAGCGCGGCCAAAGTGCTCGCCAGCCTGGAGCTGTTGCGAGCTGCGGGAGTCCCGTTGCAGTTGCGCACGACAGTCGGACCGGGCGCGTTGAGCGAGCAAGCTTTCGACGAATTGCGCCGGCAGCTTCGAGCATTGGGCGCGCCCGAGCCTATCCGGCAGGAGGTCCGTCCGGTTCGCGCCGACGGCCCGCCCCAGGAACCTTGCGGGGGCGATCACAGCGCGAGCCTGATCGCGGCCGATGGTTCACCCGGCTTATGA